From a single Bacillus gobiensis genomic region:
- the rpmE gene encoding 50S ribosomal protein L31 — protein MKTGIHPNFNRATVKCACGNEFETGSVKNEVRVEVCSECHPFYTGRQKFASADGRVDRFNKKYGLK, from the coding sequence ATGAAAACGGGAATCCATCCTAATTTCAATAGAGCGACTGTGAAATGTGCTTGTGGAAACGAATTTGAAACAGGTTCAGTAAAAAACGAGGTGCGCGTTGAGGTTTGTTCTGAATGCCATCCATTCTATACTGGCCGTCAAAAATTTGCTTCTGCTGATGGTCGCGTTGATCGTTTCAATAAAAAATACGGACTTAAGTAA
- the glpX gene encoding class II fructose-bisphosphatase: MERSLSMELVRVTEAAALASARWMGRGKKDEADDAATSAMRDVFDTIPMKGTVVIGEGEMDEAPMLYIGEKLGNGYGPRLDVAVDPLEGTNIVASGGWNALAVIAVADHGNLLNAPDMYMDKIAVGPEAVGLIDIEAPVIDNLKAVAKAKNKDIEDVVATILYRERHEKIISELREAGARIKLINDGDVAGAINTAFDHTGVDILFGSGGAPEGVLSAVALKALGGEIQGKLLPQSEEELKRCAAMGIDVNRVLRMEDLVKGDDAIFAGTGVTDGELLKGVQFKGSVGTTHSVVMRAKSGTVRFVDGQHSLKKKPNLVIRP; the protein is encoded by the coding sequence ATGGAGAGAAGTTTATCAATGGAATTGGTACGTGTGACGGAAGCTGCTGCTTTAGCTTCTGCGAGATGGATGGGGCGCGGAAAAAAAGATGAAGCTGATGATGCAGCAACAAGTGCAATGAGAGATGTATTTGATACCATTCCAATGAAAGGGACAGTCGTTATTGGCGAAGGGGAAATGGACGAGGCGCCAATGCTTTATATCGGGGAAAAGCTTGGAAACGGGTACGGCCCCCGTCTGGATGTAGCGGTAGACCCTCTTGAAGGGACCAATATTGTTGCCAGCGGCGGCTGGAATGCCCTTGCGGTAATTGCCGTTGCTGACCATGGAAATCTGCTGAATGCACCGGATATGTATATGGATAAGATTGCTGTAGGTCCGGAAGCCGTAGGTCTCATTGATATTGAAGCGCCTGTGATTGATAATTTAAAGGCAGTTGCGAAAGCAAAAAATAAGGATATTGAAGATGTCGTAGCAACGATTTTATATCGTGAGCGTCATGAAAAGATTATTTCTGAGCTTAGAGAGGCCGGCGCCAGAATAAAGCTGATCAACGACGGTGATGTCGCTGGCGCCATTAACACCGCTTTTGACCATACCGGCGTTGACATCTTGTTTGGCTCTGGCGGAGCGCCTGAAGGAGTATTGTCAGCCGTTGCCTTAAAGGCTCTCGGAGGAGAAATTCAAGGCAAGCTCCTGCCGCAAAGCGAGGAAGAACTAAAAAGATGTGCAGCAATGGGCATCGATGTTAACAGAGTCCTTCGGATGGAAGACCTGGTTAAAGGTGATGACGCCATTTTTGCAGGAACCGGCGTTACTGACGGAGAGCTGCTTAAAGGTGTGCAATTTAAAGGAAGCGTTGGAACAACTCACAGTGTAGTTATGCGTGCAAAATCAGGTACCGTCCGTTTTGTAGACGGCCAGCACAGCCTGAAGAAAAAACCCAACCTCGTAATTCGTCCATAA
- the fsa gene encoding fructose-6-phosphate aldolase, translating to MLFFIDTANIEDIKEAHELGILAGVTTNPSLVAKENVSFHDRLREITDIVSGSVSAEVISLDANEMIEEGKELVKIAPNITVKIPMTPDGLKAVKALTDLGIKTNVTLIFNANQALLAARAGATYVSPFLGRLDDIGHDGLELISEIAQIFEIHKLDTQIIAASIRHPLHVTEAALRGAHIGTMGLKVIKSLTKHPLTDKGIEQFLADWNKELSS from the coding sequence ATGTTATTTTTTATTGATACCGCAAATATTGAAGATATTAAAGAAGCCCATGAGTTAGGTATTCTTGCCGGTGTAACCACTAATCCTAGTTTGGTAGCAAAAGAAAACGTATCATTCCACGACCGTCTGCGCGAAATAACAGATATTGTGTCAGGTTCAGTAAGTGCTGAAGTCATTTCTCTCGATGCAAACGAAATGATTGAAGAAGGAAAGGAACTTGTGAAAATTGCTCCGAATATCACAGTGAAAATTCCGATGACACCTGATGGCCTGAAAGCTGTTAAGGCTTTAACCGATCTTGGGATCAAAACAAATGTGACTTTAATCTTTAACGCCAATCAAGCGCTTTTGGCTGCAAGGGCAGGAGCGACCTATGTTTCTCCATTCCTTGGACGTCTAGATGATATTGGCCATGACGGGCTTGAATTGATTTCTGAAATAGCCCAAATATTTGAAATTCATAAACTCGATACGCAAATTATTGCTGCATCCATTCGCCATCCTCTTCATGTTACAGAGGCCGCTTTAAGAGGCGCTCATATTGGAACCATGGGATTAAAAGTTATTAAAAGCTTAACGAAGCATCCTCTTACAGATAAAGGGATTGAGCAATTTTTAGCGGATTGGAACAAAGAGCTTTCTTCGTAG
- a CDS encoding thymidine kinase, with the protein MAQLFFKYGAMNSGKSIEILKVAHNYEEQNKTVLIFTSGIDTRDKIGYVSSRIGFSREAIPIFDETNIYNIVQEYEPKPHCVLVDEVQFLRKEHVLELAKIVDELNIPVMGFGLKNDFQNELFEGSKYLLLYADKIEEMKTICWFCERKAIMNLRVDNGKPVYTGDQIQIGGHESYYPVCRKCHANPPL; encoded by the coding sequence ATGGCACAGTTATTTTTTAAATACGGGGCAATGAACAGCGGAAAATCGATCGAAATATTAAAAGTAGCACATAATTATGAAGAGCAAAATAAAACCGTATTAATTTTTACATCCGGAATCGATACAAGAGACAAGATCGGTTACGTCTCTAGCCGGATCGGATTTAGTAGAGAAGCGATCCCGATTTTTGACGAGACCAATATTTATAATATCGTCCAGGAATACGAGCCAAAGCCGCATTGCGTACTCGTAGATGAGGTGCAATTTCTTAGAAAAGAACATGTGTTGGAATTGGCGAAAATTGTAGATGAACTAAATATCCCTGTGATGGGCTTTGGTTTAAAAAATGATTTTCAAAATGAACTGTTCGAAGGAAGCAAGTATTTATTACTATACGCGGACAAGATTGAAGAAATGAAAACCATTTGCTGGTTTTGCGAACGAAAGGCTATTATGAATTTACGGGTTGATAATGGAAAGCCTGTATACACCGGTGACCAAATCCAAATCGGAGGGCATGAATCCTATTACCCTGTATGCCGCAAATGCCATGCTAATCCGCCATTATAA
- a CDS encoding CTP synthase, with the protein MTKYIFVTGGVVSSLGKGITAASLGRLLKNRGLNVTIQKFDPYINVDPGTMSPYQHGEVFVTDDGAETDLDLGHYERFIDINLNKFSNVTTGKIYSTVLKKERRGDYLGGTVQVIPHITNEIKERVYRSGKETNADVVITEIGGTVGDIESLPFLEAIRQMKSDIGRENVMYIHCTLVPYIKAAGEMKTKPTQHSVKELRSLGIQPNVIVVRTEMAISQEMKDKIALFCDIDPKAVIELEDAETLYSIPLDLQKQGLDMLVCEQMNLNCNAADMTEWKQLVEKVSNLSKTVSIALVGKYVELQDAYISVVESLRHAGYVFDSDVEIKWVNAEKLTAENVGEHLQGADGILVPGGFGDRGIEGKIHAVKFARERKVPFFGICLGMQVASIEYARNVLNLEGAHSAEIDPLTPYPVIDLLPEQKDIEDLGGTLRLGIYPCKLKEGTKAFEAYQDEVIYERHRHRYEFNNEFRQTMEDNGFIFSGTSPDGRLVEIIELEDHPWFVASQFHPEFTSRPTRAQALFRDFIAASIKASEEQ; encoded by the coding sequence ATGACAAAATATATTTTCGTAACTGGCGGTGTTGTTTCCTCGCTGGGAAAAGGGATTACAGCTGCCTCACTTGGAAGGCTGCTAAAAAACAGAGGGCTGAATGTTACCATCCAAAAATTTGACCCTTATATCAATGTGGACCCGGGCACAATGAGTCCATATCAACACGGAGAGGTTTTTGTTACAGATGATGGTGCTGAGACCGATCTTGACTTAGGTCATTATGAGCGATTTATTGATATTAACTTAAATAAATTCAGCAATGTAACGACTGGGAAAATTTATTCTACCGTATTGAAAAAAGAACGAAGGGGAGATTACCTTGGCGGCACAGTGCAGGTAATCCCTCATATTACCAATGAAATTAAAGAACGTGTTTACCGTTCAGGCAAAGAAACGAATGCGGATGTAGTTATTACAGAAATTGGCGGTACTGTAGGGGATATTGAATCTCTTCCATTCCTTGAAGCGATTCGCCAAATGAAAAGCGATATCGGACGAGAGAATGTCATGTATATCCACTGTACATTAGTTCCATATATTAAAGCAGCGGGCGAAATGAAAACTAAGCCGACACAGCACAGTGTAAAGGAATTAAGAAGCCTCGGCATTCAGCCGAATGTCATAGTTGTAAGAACAGAAATGGCAATTTCACAGGAAATGAAAGACAAAATCGCGCTATTCTGTGACATTGATCCAAAAGCTGTCATTGAATTAGAGGATGCTGAAACTCTTTATTCCATCCCGCTTGATCTTCAAAAGCAAGGTCTCGACATGTTGGTTTGCGAACAAATGAATTTAAATTGCAATGCGGCTGATATGACAGAATGGAAGCAGCTTGTGGAAAAAGTAAGCAATCTTTCGAAGACAGTTTCCATCGCACTGGTTGGAAAATATGTTGAATTGCAGGATGCATATATTTCAGTAGTGGAGTCTCTTCGTCATGCAGGCTATGTGTTTGATTCCGATGTTGAAATCAAATGGGTCAATGCTGAGAAATTAACAGCAGAGAATGTCGGGGAGCACCTTCAAGGAGCGGACGGTATTCTTGTACCAGGAGGATTTGGTGACCGCGGAATTGAAGGGAAAATCCACGCGGTGAAATTTGCACGTGAACGAAAAGTGCCTTTCTTTGGAATCTGTCTCGGTATGCAGGTTGCGTCTATTGAATACGCAAGAAATGTGTTGAATCTGGAAGGGGCACATTCAGCTGAAATTGATCCGCTGACTCCGTATCCAGTGATAGACCTTCTTCCTGAACAAAAGGATATTGAAGATTTAGGCGGCACTCTTCGCCTCGGAATTTATCCTTGTAAGCTGAAAGAAGGAACAAAAGCATTCGAAGCGTATCAAGACGAAGTGATTTATGAACGCCACCGCCATCGCTATGAATTCAACAATGAATTCAGACAAACCATGGAAGATAACGGGTTTATTTTCTCAGGTACTAGTCCAGATGGACGCCTTGTCGAAATCATCGAGCTTGAAGACCACCCTTGGTTCGTCGCATCCCAGTTCCATCCGGAATTCACATCAAGACCGACAAGGGCACAAGCCTTGTTTAGAGATTTCATAGCGGCATCAATTAAAGCGTCAGAAGAACAATAA
- a CDS encoding response regulator, with translation MMKEKILIVDDQYGIRILLNEVFHKEGYETFQAANGMQALDVVKNHRPDLVLLDMKIPGMDGIEILKRMKVIDEDIRVIIMTAYGELDMIQESKDLGALTHFAKPFDIDEIRDAVKTYLPLKSNGSY, from the coding sequence ATAATGAAGGAAAAAATTTTAATCGTTGACGACCAATATGGGATTAGAATTTTATTAAATGAAGTTTTTCATAAAGAAGGCTATGAAACTTTTCAGGCGGCCAATGGAATGCAAGCACTTGATGTAGTAAAAAACCATCGTCCCGACCTTGTGCTGCTTGATATGAAAATTCCTGGAATGGATGGAATCGAAATTTTGAAACGTATGAAGGTGATTGATGAAGATATTCGAGTGATCATCATGACAGCCTACGGGGAATTGGATATGATACAGGAATCAAAAGACCTCGGAGCTTTGACCCATTTTGCGAAACCGTTCGACATTGATGAGATAAGAGATGCAGTAAAAACATACCTCCCGCTGAAATCTAATGGTTCCTATTGA
- a CDS encoding DUF2529 domain-containing protein: MLKIFTTQLSGLFKRIHDQEEEAIEDGARMLAQSAISGHTVYIYGKNEFSGIAKEAIYGRETLPYVKEFPEEIGEITPQDKVLMFLQGTTEQDELDLVRSLHEQETGIIAVSTEGREAFENYCDVWIDTKLKKPLVPDDTGERIGYPSLMAGLYVYHALALTLKEILDEYE; this comes from the coding sequence ATGCTGAAAATTTTTACGACCCAGCTTTCTGGACTATTTAAAAGAATTCACGACCAAGAAGAAGAAGCAATAGAAGACGGAGCCAGAATGCTTGCCCAATCAGCTATCAGCGGACATACCGTTTATATATACGGAAAAAATGAATTCTCAGGGATCGCCAAGGAAGCGATTTATGGCAGGGAAACCCTTCCCTATGTCAAAGAGTTCCCGGAAGAAATCGGAGAAATAACACCGCAGGACAAAGTGCTAATGTTTCTCCAAGGAACGACAGAACAAGACGAACTAGACCTCGTCCGCAGTCTCCATGAACAAGAAACAGGCATCATCGCAGTGTCAACAGAAGGCAGAGAAGCATTTGAAAATTACTGCGACGTGTGGATTGACACAAAGCTGAAAAAACCGCTTGTACCTGACGATACCGGCGAAAGAATCGGATATCCGTCGTTAATGGCGGGACTTTATGTATATCATGCATTGGCGCTGACGTTAAAAGAAATTTTAGATGAGTATGAATGA
- the rho gene encoding transcription termination factor Rho: MKVVSISTLENMKLKELYELARHYKISYYSKLTKKELIFAILKANAEQEDLLFMEGVLEIIQSEGFGFLRPINYSPSSEDIYISASQIRRFDLRNGDKVSGKVRPPKENERYYGLLHVEAVNGDDPETAKERVHFPALTPLYPDRQMNLETKPHGLSTRIMDIISPVGFGQRGLIVAPPKAGKTMLLKEIANSITTNQPEAELIVLLIDERPEEVTDIERSVDGDVVSSTFDEVPENHIKVAELVLERAMRLVEHKKDVIILMDSITRLARAYNLVIPPSGRTLSGGIDPAAFHRPKRFFGAARNIEEGGSLTILATALVDTGSRMDDVIYEEFKGTGNMELHLDRALAERRIFPAIDIRRSGTRKEELLVPKEHLDRLWALRKTMSDSPDFAEKFMRKIKKTKTNQEFYDLLTQEWKQANMTPATRR; this comes from the coding sequence ATGAAAGTTGTATCTATTTCAACTTTAGAAAATATGAAATTAAAAGAGCTGTATGAATTGGCGAGACATTATAAAATCTCCTATTACAGCAAACTGACAAAAAAAGAACTGATTTTTGCTATCCTAAAGGCAAATGCAGAGCAGGAAGACTTGCTCTTTATGGAAGGCGTACTGGAAATTATCCAATCAGAAGGCTTCGGTTTCCTCCGCCCGATTAACTATTCACCAAGCTCAGAGGATATCTACATTTCTGCTTCGCAAATCCGTCGTTTTGACTTAAGAAATGGGGACAAGGTCTCCGGAAAAGTACGTCCGCCGAAAGAAAATGAACGGTACTACGGTTTGCTTCACGTGGAAGCTGTCAATGGCGATGATCCTGAAACTGCGAAAGAACGTGTTCACTTCCCGGCTCTGACCCCTCTATATCCAGATAGACAAATGAATCTGGAGACGAAGCCTCATGGGCTGTCAACGAGAATAATGGACATTATTTCTCCTGTTGGTTTTGGGCAGCGCGGACTGATTGTTGCTCCGCCAAAAGCCGGAAAAACGATGTTGCTAAAAGAAATTGCAAACAGCATAACAACCAATCAGCCGGAAGCTGAGCTTATTGTTCTGTTAATTGATGAGAGACCTGAGGAGGTAACGGATATTGAGCGTTCCGTCGATGGTGATGTCGTAAGCTCTACCTTTGATGAGGTTCCGGAAAACCATATTAAAGTGGCAGAGCTTGTTTTAGAGCGCGCCATGAGGCTTGTGGAGCATAAAAAGGACGTTATCATCCTAATGGACAGCATTACCCGGCTTGCCCGTGCATATAATCTCGTCATTCCTCCGAGCGGCAGAACTCTTTCCGGAGGGATTGACCCCGCGGCCTTCCACAGACCAAAACGCTTTTTTGGAGCTGCGAGAAATATCGAAGAAGGCGGCAGCTTAACCATTCTAGCTACAGCTTTAGTCGATACGGGTTCACGTATGGATGATGTGATTTATGAAGAATTTAAGGGAACGGGAAATATGGAGCTTCATTTGGATCGTGCTCTAGCGGAAAGAAGAATATTCCCGGCAATCGACATCAGAAGATCTGGTACTCGAAAAGAAGAACTTCTTGTGCCGAAAGAGCATCTTGACCGCCTTTGGGCTTTACGGAAAACGATGTCCGATTCTCCGGATTTTGCCGAGAAATTTATGAGGAAAATAAAGAAAACCAAAACCAATCAGGAATTTTACGATTTGTTGACTCAAGAGTGGAAGCAGGCAAATATGACTCCTGCTACAAGAAGATAA
- a CDS encoding DUF899 domain-containing protein: protein MKNNEKIAQQPKIVSQEEWHDALEKLHVKEKELTHELHALAAERRRLPMVQNDKDYIFEGPDGTKSLLELFEGRRQLIVYHYMFDPSWDKGCVGCSMLVDGIGHLAHLYARDTSLVLVSRAPLSKIEPFKARMGWTVPWFSSFGSDFNYDFEKTTDNGEVPGLSVFLRDGDSIFRTYYTLDGTEWLNPNFQYLDLTALGRQEGWEDSPEGWPQTPPYKWWRLHDEYDHSKSSDSCCNSDRE, encoded by the coding sequence ATGAAAAATAATGAAAAAATTGCTCAACAGCCGAAAATTGTGTCACAGGAAGAATGGCATGATGCTCTCGAAAAGCTGCATGTCAAGGAGAAGGAACTCACCCATGAATTGCACGCGTTGGCCGCAGAACGCCGCAGGCTTCCAATGGTCCAGAACGACAAGGATTACATCTTCGAGGGCCCGGACGGCACAAAGAGCTTGCTTGAACTATTCGAAGGACGACGCCAACTCATCGTCTACCACTATATGTTCGACCCAAGCTGGGACAAGGGTTGCGTTGGCTGTTCAATGCTGGTCGACGGAATCGGCCATCTTGCTCATTTGTACGCCCGCGACACCTCCTTGGTCCTCGTTTCCCGTGCGCCGCTGTCCAAGATTGAGCCGTTCAAGGCGCGCATGGGCTGGACCGTACCGTGGTTCTCCTCGTTTGGCAGCGACTTTAACTATGATTTCGAGAAAACTACAGATAATGGCGAGGTGCCGGGTTTGAGCGTTTTTCTCCGTGATGGCGACAGCATCTTCCGTACCTACTATACCTTAGACGGCACCGAATGGCTGAACCCTAACTTCCAATACCTCGATCTGACAGCACTCGGCCGGCAGGAGGGTTGGGAAGATTCACCTGAGGGATGGCCGCAAACCCCGCCCTATAAATGGTGGCGCCTCCACGATGAATATGATCACTCAAAAAGCTCGGACTCCTGTTGCAATTCCGATAGAGAATAA
- a CDS encoding UDP-N-acetylglucosamine 1-carboxyvinyltransferase has protein sequence MEKLNIAGGEPLRGSVHISGAKNSAVALIPATILADSTVTIEGLPKISDIFILRDLLREIGGNVHLEKGEMVVDPTPMISMPLPNGKVKKLRASYYLMGAMLGRFKKAVIGLPGGCHLGPRPIDQHIKGFEALGAEVTNEQGAIYLRAEKLVGARIYLDVVSVGATINIMLAAVMAEGKTIIENAAKEPEIIDVATLLANMGAKIKGAGTDVIRIEGVKSLHGCRHAIIPDRIEAGTFMIAGAAMGKEVLIDNVIPTHLESLIAKIREMGIRIETSNDQVLVIGGQKEIKPVDIKTLVYPGFPTDLQQPMTALLTKARGTSVVTDTVYSARFKHVDELRRMGSDIKVEGRSAIITGTKSLQSAKVKASDLRAGACLVVAGLIADGVTEITGLEHIDRGYSNLEEKLTRLGAAVWREKLSQEEIEQLQNS, from the coding sequence ATGGAAAAGTTAAACATTGCAGGGGGCGAGCCTTTAAGAGGGTCTGTCCATATAAGCGGAGCGAAAAATAGCGCTGTTGCCCTTATTCCTGCAACGATTCTAGCGGATTCAACAGTCACCATTGAAGGTCTTCCGAAAATTTCCGATATTTTCATTTTGCGTGATTTGCTTCGGGAAATAGGAGGAAATGTCCATTTGGAAAAAGGAGAAATGGTCGTAGACCCAACTCCGATGATTAGTATGCCGTTGCCAAATGGAAAAGTAAAAAAACTGCGGGCATCCTATTACTTAATGGGAGCGATGCTAGGGCGGTTCAAAAAAGCCGTCATTGGTCTTCCTGGAGGCTGCCATCTTGGACCTCGTCCGATCGATCAGCACATTAAGGGCTTTGAAGCACTCGGTGCAGAAGTCACCAATGAGCAAGGGGCGATCTATCTAAGAGCCGAGAAGCTGGTAGGGGCCCGGATTTATCTCGATGTCGTCAGTGTAGGTGCAACGATTAATATCATGCTTGCAGCTGTCATGGCAGAAGGAAAAACGATCATTGAAAACGCAGCAAAAGAGCCTGAAATTATTGATGTTGCAACACTTTTAGCGAATATGGGAGCAAAAATTAAAGGTGCCGGGACAGACGTCATAAGGATTGAGGGAGTAAAATCTCTTCATGGCTGCCGACACGCGATTATTCCTGATAGGATTGAAGCGGGTACTTTTATGATTGCCGGCGCAGCGATGGGCAAAGAGGTTCTCATTGATAATGTGATTCCAACACACTTGGAATCACTCATTGCCAAGATTCGTGAAATGGGGATTCGAATCGAGACGAGCAATGATCAGGTCCTGGTAATTGGAGGGCAAAAGGAAATCAAGCCTGTCGATATAAAGACACTCGTTTATCCGGGCTTTCCGACTGACCTTCAACAGCCGATGACGGCTCTGCTCACAAAGGCCAGAGGCACAAGCGTCGTCACGGATACCGTCTACTCCGCACGTTTTAAGCATGTTGACGAGTTAAGGAGAATGGGCTCCGACATCAAAGTGGAAGGTAGATCAGCAATCATTACCGGCACAAAGAGCTTGCAAAGTGCAAAGGTAAAGGCAAGCGACCTCAGGGCCGGAGCGTGCCTTGTTGTCGCAGGCCTTATCGCAGACGGCGTAACCGAAATCACTGGCCTTGAGCATATCGACAGAGGCTACAGCAATTTGGAGGAGAAGCTGACCAGACTTGGCGCTGCCGTTTGGAGAGAGAAACTTTCTCAAGAGGAAATAGAACAGCTGCAAAATTCGTAG
- a CDS encoding DinB family protein codes for MNHLLFKQFEMTRGWLIEAAESVSQEKAKVQPDGFNNTIQWHIGHVLTVTDQLMFGISDNTIHLPAHYVELFATGTQPTDWKAEAPSLDELITKLKDQPVHLQQLPSERLNDAFETPFLGHKTFGEITGFVIVHEAIHIGKIEEMKRVIEHSGL; via the coding sequence ATGAACCATCTATTGTTCAAACAATTTGAAATGACAAGAGGTTGGTTGATTGAAGCAGCAGAATCAGTCTCGCAGGAAAAAGCAAAAGTGCAGCCAGACGGTTTTAACAACACGATTCAATGGCATATCGGGCATGTATTAACCGTTACAGACCAATTAATGTTCGGTATCTCCGACAATACCATCCATCTTCCAGCACACTATGTCGAATTATTTGCCACTGGTACTCAGCCAACTGATTGGAAAGCGGAAGCACCCAGTTTAGACGAGCTAATCACAAAGTTGAAGGATCAGCCGGTTCACCTTCAACAGCTTCCTTCTGAGCGATTAAATGATGCATTCGAAACACCTTTTCTCGGACATAAAACGTTTGGAGAAATAACAGGTTTTGTGATCGTTCATGAGGCGATTCATATAGGGAAAATTGAAGAGATGAAGCGTGTCATTGAACACTCTGGATTATAG
- a CDS encoding GNAT family N-acetyltransferase — MIYDNQNKTITTKRLILRLFQKSDAGAVTKLCNNYNLYKNTLYLPYPYSIEDAFSWIEHHLGNFNANKLYEFAITDKESGELYGAIALSNNQKFNNGEIAYWIGEDFWGNGYATEAAQAILQFAFDEKQYHKVFARYFDSNPASGRVLQKLGMKKEGILIDHVKKENRYEDLIYCGIINPIGL; from the coding sequence ATGATATATGATAATCAAAATAAAACAATTACCACTAAACGGCTGATACTAAGACTGTTTCAAAAATCTGATGCAGGAGCTGTTACTAAACTTTGTAATAATTATAACCTTTATAAAAATACATTGTATCTACCTTATCCATACTCTATAGAGGATGCTTTTTCGTGGATTGAACATCATCTTGGTAATTTTAATGCAAATAAATTATATGAATTTGCTATAACGGATAAGGAAAGTGGAGAATTATATGGAGCTATAGCGCTATCTAATAACCAAAAATTTAATAATGGTGAAATAGCCTATTGGATTGGTGAAGATTTTTGGGGAAATGGATATGCTACAGAGGCAGCGCAAGCTATATTACAATTTGCATTTGATGAAAAGCAATACCATAAAGTATTTGCTCGTTACTTTGATTCAAATCCTGCTTCAGGGAGAGTTTTGCAAAAATTAGGCATGAAAAAAGAAGGGATATTAATTGACCATGTGAAGAAAGAAAATCGATATGAAGATCTAATATATTGTGGAATTATTAACCCGATAGGATTATAG
- a CDS encoding class II fructose-bisphosphate aldolase, protein MPLVSMTEMLNQAKEKGYAVGQFNLNNLEFTQAILQAAEAEKSPVILGVSEGAGRYMGGFKTVVSIVKGLMEDYNITVPVAIHLDHGSSFESCAKAIHAGFTSVMIDASHHPFEENIAITSKVVELAHFHGVSVEAELGTVGGQEDDVIAEGVIYADAKECQELVERTGIDTLAPALGSVHGPYKGEPNLGFKEMEEIGASTGLPLVLHGGTGIPTADIKKAISYGTAKINVNTENQISSAKAVRAVLAEKPNEYDPRKYLGPAREAIKETVIGKMREFGSSQQA, encoded by the coding sequence ATGCCTTTAGTATCTATGACGGAAATGTTGAATCAAGCAAAAGAAAAAGGTTATGCAGTTGGTCAATTCAACTTGAATAACCTAGAGTTTACACAGGCGATTCTTCAAGCTGCAGAAGCTGAAAAATCACCAGTAATCCTTGGTGTATCAGAGGGCGCCGGAAGATACATGGGAGGATTTAAAACGGTTGTTTCTATCGTTAAAGGGCTTATGGAAGACTACAACATCACAGTGCCTGTAGCTATTCACCTTGACCACGGTTCAAGCTTTGAATCTTGTGCAAAAGCGATCCATGCAGGCTTTACGTCTGTTATGATTGATGCATCTCACCATCCGTTTGAAGAGAATATTGCGATCACTTCTAAGGTTGTTGAGCTTGCCCACTTCCACGGTGTATCTGTAGAAGCTGAACTGGGCACAGTTGGCGGACAAGAAGATGATGTTATTGCGGAAGGCGTAATTTATGCCGATGCAAAAGAATGCCAGGAATTAGTTGAACGTACTGGAATCGATACTTTGGCTCCAGCGCTTGGCTCTGTGCATGGCCCGTACAAGGGAGAGCCAAATCTTGGATTCAAAGAAATGGAAGAGATTGGTGCTTCAACTGGACTTCCTCTAGTACTTCACGGAGGAACTGGAATTCCAACTGCAGATATCAAAAAAGCAATTTCTTACGGTACTGCAAAAATTAATGTGAATACAGAAAACCAAATTTCTTCTGCTAAAGCAGTTCGTGCTGTGTTGGCAGAAAAACCTAATGAATATGATCCACGTAAATACCTTGGACCGGCTCGCGAAGCTATTAAAGAAACGGTTATCGGTAAAATGCGTGAATTTGGTTCTTCTCAGCAGGCTTAA